The window TTTCCGCCTTTACTTCCTGGCGGAGGCTTGCGATTTCCTCCTTCACCTCCTGCCGCAGGAGGTCCATGCGGTGCTCCAGGGAGGAAACCCGGTCGGGGAGGGTGGCCATGACCCCCTCCACAATGCCCTCCAGCTTGTAGAGGCGTTCCTCCGTGGTCATTGCCCTTAGAGTAGCACGGGGCGTTCGGTTAGGATGAGGGAGTCCTTCGGGGCGGAAAGGGGTTGGCATGCGGGCATTCGTTTGGGTTTGGGCGCTCTTGGGCCTGGCCCTGGGCCAGGGGGTGGTGAAGGGGCTTGGCGAGAGGGACCTGGAAGCTCTCCTGCGCCAGGCGGGCATTCCCTTTGCGCGCACGGACCAAGGGGAGTACCGGTTGGAGATGGCAGGCCTTAAGAAGGTCTGGCTCTACCTGGACTACTGCCAAGAGGAGGTGTGCGGCATCCTTTCCTTAAGCGCCGGCTTTACCCTGGACGAGCCCCCTTCCTGGGAGGTGGTGAACGCCTGGAACCGGGAGCGCCGCTTCAGCCGGGCCTACCTGGACGAAGAGGGGGACGTGTGGCTGGAGGCGGACCTGGACCTTACGGGTGGGGTAAGCCTGGGGGCGGTGCTGGTCTTCTTGGAGCTTTTTGCTGAGGAGTCCTTGCCGGAGTTCATGGACCACATTGGCTTTAGC is drawn from Thermus hydrothermalis and contains these coding sequences:
- a CDS encoding YbjN domain-containing protein yields the protein MRAFVWVWALLGLALGQGVVKGLGERDLEALLRQAGIPFARTDQGEYRLEMAGLKKVWLYLDYCQEEVCGILSLSAGFTLDEPPSWEVVNAWNRERRFSRAYLDEEGDVWLEADLDLTGGVSLGAVLVFLELFAEESLPEFMDHIGFSP